Proteins from one Deinococcus sp. AB2017081 genomic window:
- a CDS encoding sensor histidine kinase, with translation MPVSTAPAAAVPWPDRLTAAPRATPGAPAASALSPDHDAEHEIRRVVRVTGVGLWLALSAHSLLVEPVRDHLQRIEVGHWAVSGVAFVIAFLLACRPPRTPAARRETLLLLGLQTVLALSANALLHGSSIQAGLLIVVAAQVGLLLPWPHATAWVLVQSGALACVLLTHWKHDLDAWAFASGYLVFQLFAVTTAQTAVREVQARRALAQVVEELHATRALLADASRRAERLQISRDLHDLLGHHLTGLGMHLQVAHHLLPDSPAREHVHTAQDVARQLLGDVRTAVRGMRDDAGCDFPVELRAMTQGAALTVHVALPPDLRLECPVVARTLLRCAQEMVTNAARHAHATQVWLELHCEATRVQLHARDDGPGVPGLHFGCGLSGMRERLEALGGTLDVQTPVGRGVELTAALPLRSGA, from the coding sequence ATGCCTGTGTCCACCGCGCCTGCCGCCGCTGTTCCCTGGCCCGACCGCCTGACCGCCGCGCCGCGTGCCACCCCCGGTGCGCCCGCGGCGTCTGCCCTGTCGCCCGACCACGACGCCGAGCACGAGATCCGCCGGGTGGTGCGCGTGACCGGGGTCGGCCTGTGGCTGGCCCTGTCGGCCCACTCGCTGCTGGTCGAGCCGGTACGTGACCACCTCCAGCGGATCGAGGTCGGCCACTGGGCGGTGAGCGGCGTGGCCTTCGTGATCGCCTTCCTGCTGGCATGTCGGCCGCCGCGCACACCGGCGGCACGCCGGGAGACGCTGCTGCTGCTGGGCCTGCAGACCGTGCTGGCCCTCAGCGCGAACGCGCTGCTGCACGGCAGTTCCATCCAGGCGGGGCTGCTGATCGTGGTGGCCGCCCAGGTGGGGCTGCTGCTGCCGTGGCCGCACGCGACCGCGTGGGTGCTGGTGCAGAGCGGAGCGCTGGCCTGCGTGCTCCTCACACACTGGAAGCACGATCTGGATGCATGGGCCTTTGCCAGCGGCTACCTGGTCTTCCAGCTCTTCGCCGTGACGACCGCCCAGACGGCGGTGCGCGAGGTGCAGGCCCGCCGCGCCCTGGCGCAGGTGGTCGAGGAACTGCACGCGACGCGGGCCCTGCTGGCCGACGCGAGCCGACGCGCCGAGCGCCTGCAGATCTCGCGGGATCTGCATGACCTGCTGGGCCACCACCTGACCGGACTGGGCATGCATCTCCAGGTCGCCCACCACCTGCTGCCCGACAGCCCGGCGCGGGAGCACGTCCACACCGCGCAGGACGTGGCGCGGCAGCTGCTGGGCGACGTGCGGACGGCCGTGCGCGGCATGCGGGACGACGCCGGCTGCGACTTCCCGGTGGAACTGCGCGCCATGACGCAGGGCGCGGCCCTGACGGTGCATGTGGCGTTGCCGCCGGATCTCCGGCTGGAGTGCCCGGTGGTGGCACGGACGCTGCTGCGCTGTGCCCAGGAGATGGTCACGAACGCGGCCCGGCACGCCCACGCCACGCAGGTGTGGCTGGAGCTCCACTGCGAGGCCACGCGGGTACAGCTGCACGCCCGCGACGACGGCCCCGGCGTACCGGGGCTGCACTTCGGCTGCGGCCTGAGCGGCATGCGCGAGCGGCTGGAGGCACTGGGCGGCACGCTGGACGTGCAGACACCCGTGGGGCGCGGTGTGGAGCTGACGGCCGCCCTGCCGCTGCGGAGTGGCGCGTGA
- the moaC gene encoding cyclic pyranopterin monophosphate synthase MoaC: protein MSTDAPPELTHFRDGLPRMVDVTDKTATTRTATAEAWVVLPPEARAALLGGTNPKGDPLVVARLGGLAGSKRTADLILLCHPIPVTGAEVEVTLEDAGVRVQATVRTTAPTGVEMEALTAATVAALNVYDMLKAASKAIEITGVRLLAKTGGKSGDYRAAP from the coding sequence GTGAGTACCGACGCCCCACCCGAGCTGACCCACTTCCGGGACGGCCTGCCGCGCATGGTGGACGTGACCGACAAGACCGCCACCACGCGCACCGCCACGGCCGAGGCCTGGGTCGTGCTGCCGCCCGAGGCCAGGGCCGCCCTGCTGGGGGGCACCAATCCCAAGGGTGACCCCCTGGTGGTGGCCCGGCTGGGCGGCCTGGCCGGCAGCAAGCGCACCGCCGACCTGATCCTGCTGTGCCACCCCATTCCCGTGACCGGCGCAGAGGTCGAGGTGACCCTGGAGGACGCCGGGGTGCGCGTCCAGGCGACCGTGCGCACGACCGCCCCGACCGGCGTGGAGATGGAGGCGCTGACCGCCGCCACGGTGGCCGCGCTGAACGTGTATGACATGCTCAAGGCCGCCAGCAAGGCCATCGAGATCACGGGCGTGCGCCTGCTCGCCAAGACCGGCGGCAAGAGCGGCGACTACCGCGCCGCCCCCTGA
- a CDS encoding response regulator transcription factor, whose product MSGTLNAQPGLIRICIAEDQTLVRHGLKAMLGLSGDMQVVAEAEDGAQALTVVADVRPDVLLLDYRMPQLDGLGVLRALGACGTLPPTLILTTFDDDELLIQGVQAGARGYLLKDVSLEILLRAIRTVAGGGRWLQPVCTERVRGTETPPPVRPEDHVALTEREREVLRLMAGGYSNREIAGLITTTEGTIKCYVSNILSKMGVRDRTRAVLRAMEIQLL is encoded by the coding sequence GTGAGCGGCACACTCAACGCGCAGCCCGGCCTGATCCGGATCTGCATCGCCGAGGATCAGACGCTGGTGCGCCACGGGCTCAAGGCCATGCTGGGCCTGTCCGGCGACATGCAGGTGGTGGCGGAGGCCGAGGACGGTGCCCAGGCGCTGACGGTGGTCGCGGACGTGCGCCCCGACGTGCTGCTGCTCGACTACCGGATGCCCCAGCTGGATGGGCTGGGCGTCCTGCGCGCGCTGGGCGCGTGCGGTACCCTGCCCCCCACCCTGATCCTGACCACCTTCGACGACGACGAGCTGCTGATCCAGGGCGTGCAGGCCGGTGCACGCGGCTACCTGCTCAAGGACGTGTCGCTGGAGATCCTGCTGCGGGCGATCCGCACCGTGGCGGGCGGGGGACGCTGGCTCCAGCCGGTCTGCACGGAGCGCGTGCGCGGCACCGAGACGCCTCCGCCGGTTCGGCCGGAAGACCATGTCGCCCTGACCGAACGCGAGCGCGAGGTGCTGCGCCTGATGGCCGGCGGGTACTCGAACCGGGAGATCGCCGGCCTGATCACCACGACCGAGGGCACCATCAAGTGCTACGTGTCGAACATCCTGTCCAAGATGGGCGTGCGCGACCGCACCCGGGCGGTGCTGCGGGCCATGGAAATCCAGCTGCTGTAG
- a CDS encoding glucose-1-phosphate thymidylyltransferase, whose protein sequence is MKAIIPAAGLGTRLRPLTYTRPKPVLRVAGQPIIRHAIRTLQTAGITDIGVVVSDITREEIQHALRNVTGVEITLINQHEQLGLGHAVLIAREWVGDSDFCVYLGDNLFEFGALPFVEQFQAERPAALIALVEVEDPTSFGVAEMNGDRITRLVEKPKNPPSNMAVAGLYCFTPEIFTVLDGMPPSARGEYEITDGIQGLIERGANVVGQAVKGWWKDTGRPSDLLDANRLLLERIETDIRGTVEDSILTGRVVVPPTARVTRSKIVGPVLLAEGVIIEDAYIGPFTSIGKGSIIRAAEVEHSVLDEGASVESVHRRLQDCLIGVRAQVRGDRTMPRTHKLTISDASVVELV, encoded by the coding sequence GTGAAAGCCATCATTCCTGCGGCTGGTCTGGGAACGCGCCTGCGCCCCCTGACCTATACGCGTCCCAAACCCGTCCTGCGGGTGGCTGGCCAGCCCATCATCCGCCACGCCATCCGGACGCTGCAGACGGCCGGCATCACGGATATCGGTGTGGTCGTCTCGGACATCACACGTGAGGAGATCCAGCACGCGCTGCGCAACGTGACGGGCGTGGAGATCACCCTGATCAACCAGCACGAGCAGCTGGGCCTGGGCCACGCCGTGCTGATCGCCCGCGAGTGGGTCGGCGACTCGGATTTCTGCGTGTACCTGGGGGACAACCTCTTCGAATTCGGGGCCCTCCCCTTCGTGGAGCAGTTCCAGGCCGAGCGCCCGGCCGCGCTGATCGCGCTGGTCGAGGTCGAGGATCCCACGTCCTTCGGCGTGGCCGAGATGAACGGCGACCGGATCACCCGGCTGGTGGAGAAACCCAAGAACCCGCCCAGCAACATGGCAGTCGCGGGCCTGTACTGCTTCACGCCCGAGATCTTCACGGTGCTGGACGGCATGCCGCCCTCGGCACGCGGTGAATACGAGATCACCGACGGGATCCAGGGCCTGATCGAGCGGGGCGCGAACGTGGTCGGACAGGCCGTGAAGGGCTGGTGGAAGGACACGGGCCGCCCGTCGGATCTGCTGGACGCCAACCGCCTGCTGCTGGAGCGGATCGAGACCGACATCCGGGGCACCGTCGAGGATTCCATCCTGACCGGGCGCGTGGTGGTGCCGCCGACCGCCCGCGTGACGCGCAGCAAGATCGTGGGGCCGGTGCTGCTGGCCGAGGGCGTGATCATCGAGGACGCCTACATCGGGCCGTTCACCAGCATTGGCAAGGGCAGCATCATCCGCGCCGCCGAGGTCGAACACTCGGTGCTGGACGAGGGCGCGAGCGTGGAATCGGTGCACCGCCGGCTGCAGGACTGCCTGATCGGCGTGCGGGCGCAGGTGCGGGGCGACCGCACCATGCCGCGGACCCACAAGCTGACCATCTCGGACGCGAGCGTCGTCGAACTGGTGTAG
- a CDS encoding YceD family protein, with protein MTDSPRIHLGSLLRADEDAHADGTLDHLEYEQGGQTQTLTFATDAAYDVDVNSLGGHEMYLQGSFEPTLVMDCARCLRPVEVPLEITLGTMMRYEPSADAPYLEEAESGEEVLVFGDPNLDLSAYLAETTLLAAPLSVLHDPACRGLCQVCGHDLNDGPCEHMAQVPVEEIDDDLGIPEGTTHAKQNPFAALADLKLPEDK; from the coding sequence ATGACCGATTCGCCCCGCATTCATCTGGGTTCCCTGCTGCGCGCCGACGAGGACGCGCACGCAGACGGTACCCTGGATCACCTCGAGTACGAACAGGGCGGACAGACCCAGACCCTGACCTTCGCCACGGACGCCGCCTACGACGTGGACGTCAATTCGCTGGGCGGCCACGAGATGTATCTCCAGGGCAGTTTCGAGCCGACCCTGGTCATGGACTGTGCCCGCTGCCTGCGCCCGGTGGAGGTGCCGCTGGAGATCACGCTGGGCACCATGATGCGCTACGAGCCGTCGGCCGACGCCCCGTATCTGGAGGAGGCCGAGTCCGGCGAGGAGGTGCTGGTGTTCGGCGATCCGAATCTGGATCTCAGCGCCTACCTGGCCGAGACCACGCTGCTGGCCGCGCCCCTGAGCGTGCTGCACGATCCCGCGTGCAGGGGGCTGTGTCAGGTGTGTGGCCACGACCTGAACGACGGCCCTTGCGAGCACATGGCGCAGGTGCCGGTCGAGGAGATCGACGACGACCTGGGCATCCCCGAGGGCACCACACATGCCAAGCAGAACCCCTTCGCGGCCCTGGCCGACCTGAAGCTGCCCGAGGACAAGTGA
- a CDS encoding phospholipase A2, whose protein sequence is MTAPRLGLLLLGTLALASCGQQVTTAAQEEPATVTTGTPVPTTVLSDAQLTALRSRIAEVQALRDDVQAGRAAAPLDDAGQAIDLDALLRDLQTDLTEGLKTLPATSTGTGSTLEAQAAPYASSTYKIVASTNTFRSRYSTLKSAFPRFVWTTDGCSGPSGYTGWSDEFYWPCRQHDFGYRNVRFYPSLRNETHRHWVDAQFKEHMNSVCDTLGWRKYPCYVAARAFYTAVYFGGKGSFY, encoded by the coding sequence ATGACGGCACCTCGACTCGGCCTGCTGCTGCTCGGTACCCTCGCCCTCGCGTCCTGCGGCCAGCAGGTCACCACGGCGGCCCAGGAGGAACCGGCCACCGTGACCACCGGCACCCCGGTGCCCACCACCGTGCTCTCTGACGCCCAGCTCACGGCGCTGCGGTCCCGGATCGCCGAGGTACAGGCGCTGCGTGACGACGTGCAGGCTGGCCGGGCCGCCGCGCCGCTGGACGACGCCGGGCAGGCCATCGACCTGGACGCGCTGCTGCGTGACCTGCAGACCGACCTGACCGAGGGCCTGAAGACGCTGCCGGCCACCAGCACCGGTACCGGCAGCACCCTGGAGGCCCAGGCCGCGCCCTACGCGAGTTCCACGTACAAGATCGTCGCCTCGACCAACACCTTCCGCTCGCGCTACTCGACGCTGAAAAGCGCGTTCCCACGCTTCGTGTGGACGACCGACGGGTGCAGCGGCCCGTCGGGATACACCGGCTGGAGCGACGAGTTCTACTGGCCGTGCCGCCAGCACGACTTCGGTTACCGCAACGTCCGCTTCTATCCCAGCCTGCGCAACGAGACACACCGGCACTGGGTCGATGCCCAGTTCAAGGAGCACATGAACAGCGTGTGCGACACCCTCGGCTGGCGCAAGTACCCGTGCTACGTCGCGGCGCGGGCCTTCTACACGGCCGTGTACTTCGGCGGCAAGGGATCGTTCTACTGA
- a CDS encoding four-helix bundle copper-binding protein, translating to MNEQQIRACIDACLACVEACETCATACLDEPDIDMMRACIRLDRDCADVCATTARLLMRGSDLHPQACALCAEACAACAAECGKHDHGHCQRCAAACRACEAACRVLAA from the coding sequence ATGAACGAACAGCAGATCCGTGCGTGTATCGACGCCTGTCTGGCCTGCGTGGAGGCCTGTGAGACCTGCGCCACCGCGTGCCTGGACGAGCCCGATATCGACATGATGCGCGCGTGCATCCGGCTGGATCGGGACTGCGCGGACGTGTGCGCCACCACGGCCCGGCTGCTCATGCGGGGCAGCGACCTGCACCCCCAGGCGTGTGCCCTGTGCGCCGAGGCGTGCGCGGCGTGCGCCGCCGAGTGCGGGAAGCATGACCACGGCCACTGCCAGCGCTGTGCCGCCGCGTGCCGTGCCTGTGAGGCCGCGTGCCGTGTCCTGGCGGCGTGA